One genomic region from Spiroplasma endosymbiont of Polydrusus cervinus encodes:
- the rplM gene encoding 50S ribosomal protein L13 codes for MRQTTILNSAKVDKKWYVIDAQGLVLGRLGSKVAMILRGKNKPAYTPHVDCGDNVIILNADKVILSGNKLKGKIYYHHSQYPGGLKRTTAKDMLVKKPIYPVEHAIKGMLPKNILGSKLFRNLFVYPGNEHPHEAQQPIKLELTNK; via the coding sequence ATGAGACAAACTACTATCTTAAATTCAGCTAAAGTTGATAAAAAATGATATGTTATTGATGCTCAAGGTCTAGTTTTAGGGCGTTTAGGAAGTAAAGTTGCAATGATCTTAAGAGGAAAAAATAAACCAGCGTATACTCCGCATGTTGATTGTGGCGATAATGTTATTATTCTAAATGCTGATAAAGTTATCTTATCAGGGAACAAATTAAAGGGTAAAATATATTATCATCATTCACAATATCCAGGGGGATTAAAACGAACAACAGCAAAGGATATGTTAGTTAAAAAACCAATTTATCCAGTTGAACACGCAATTAAAGGAATGTTACCAAAAAATATCTTAGGAAGTAAATTATTCCGTAATTTATTTGTTTATCCAGGTAATGAACATCCACATGAAGCACAACAACCCATTAAATTAGAATTAACTAATAAATAA
- a CDS encoding DDE-type integrase/transposase/recombinase, protein MKENNIQAEYVKRMRRKILIKQNRNKNIIKYPDLVNRNFNDIKERFSILFTDVTYLIWNGKKHYQSTILDGYTKEIIDVKWSKFNNNKLVIDNLNDAINKIKKIKKDLNKIIIYSDHGYQYTSKDYNSKCLDNKIIISMGKNYHCADNIIIESFHSLLKKGTIHNKNYKSHNEYINDVKKWNKLYSNQKEKYIINESL, encoded by the coding sequence ATGAAAGAAAATAATATTCAAGCTGAATATGTAAAGCGTATGCGTAGAAAAATATTAATAAAACAAAATAGAAATAAAAATATAATTAAATATCCTGATTTAGTAAATCGTAATTTTAATGATATTAAAGAAAGATTTTCAATTTTATTTACTGATGTAACTTATTTAATTTGAAATGGTAAAAAACATTATCAATCAACAATACTTGATGGATATACTAAAGAAATTATTGATGTAAAATGATCAAAATTTAATAATAACAAACTTGTAATTGATAATTTAAATGATGCAATTAATAAAATTAAAAAAATAAAAAAAGATTTAAATAAAATAATAATTTATTCAGATCACGGATATCAATATACATCTAAAGATTACAATAGTAAATGTTTAGATAACAAAATTATAATTTCAATGGGTAAAAATTATCATTGTGCAGACAACATTATTATTGAAAGTTTTCATTCATTACTTAAAAAAGGAACAATCCATAATAAAAATTATAAATCTCATAATGAATATATTAATGATGTTAAAAAATGAAATAAATTATATTCAAACCAAAAAGAAAAATATATAATAAATGAAAGTTTGTAA
- a CDS encoding lipoprotein, whose translation MYINYNILNILGAIELTATSTTSLISCEKPNNSENGE comes from the coding sequence TTGTACATAAATTATAACATTTTAAATATTTTAGGAGCAATCGAATTAACAGCAACAAGTACAACATCATTAATTAGTTGCGAAAAACCAAATAATAGTGAAAACGGGGAGTAA
- the glyA gene encoding serine hydroxymethyltransferase, with product MKVNSQIKELINLELKRQQDHVELIASENYVSEAILAITGSILTNKYAEGYPFHRYYGGCEYIDQLEQLAIDKVKELFQAEHANVQPHSGSQANAAAYYALLQPRDTILAMDLAAGGHLTHGHNVNFSGRLYDFHSYQVDPKTEMLDYDAIEKIAMEVKPKLIVAGASAYSREIHFKKFREIADKVGALLMVDMAHIAGLVAAGLHQSPIPYADVVTSTTHKTLRGPRGGLILSKQKWAKKINSAIFPGNQGGSLEHVIAAKAQCFLEALQPEFNKYQAEIISNAKVLAATLKDKNLRLVANGTDNHLLMVDVKSSLGISGQMAEEILQKIGIICNKNMIPFDKESSVVTSGIRLGTAAMTTRCFSNKQFQKIGKIIYHVLKEPTNDNITKYQKEVQKLLKDFPIYTNWTLQE from the coding sequence ATGAAAGTGAATTCACAAATTAAAGAATTAATTAATTTGGAATTAAAACGTCAGCAAGATCATGTTGAATTAATCGCTTCAGAAAATTATGTTAGTGAAGCAATTTTAGCTATTACCGGATCAATTTTGACAAATAAATATGCTGAAGGGTATCCGTTTCACCGTTATTATGGGGGGTGTGAATATATTGACCAACTTGAACAATTGGCAATTGATAAGGTAAAAGAATTATTTCAAGCAGAGCATGCTAACGTTCAGCCTCATTCAGGTAGTCAAGCTAATGCAGCGGCTTATTATGCTTTATTACAACCACGTGATACGATTTTAGCGATGGATTTAGCAGCTGGTGGGCACTTAACCCATGGACATAATGTTAATTTTTCTGGGCGGTTATATGATTTTCATAGTTACCAAGTTGATCCAAAAACCGAAATGTTAGATTATGACGCAATTGAAAAAATTGCAATGGAAGTGAAACCAAAATTAATAGTGGCGGGGGCCAGTGCTTATTCACGTGAGATTCATTTTAAAAAGTTCCGAGAAATTGCTGATAAAGTTGGTGCCTTATTAATGGTTGATATGGCACATATTGCTGGACTAGTTGCTGCTGGACTACATCAGTCACCAATTCCATATGCTGATGTAGTTACTTCAACAACACATAAAACACTACGAGGACCTCGTGGGGGGTTAATTTTATCAAAACAAAAATGGGCTAAAAAAATTAATAGTGCTATTTTTCCGGGCAATCAAGGGGGATCATTAGAACATGTTATTGCTGCTAAAGCTCAATGTTTCTTAGAAGCACTCCAACCGGAATTTAATAAATATCAAGCAGAAATTATTAGTAATGCCAAAGTATTAGCAGCAACATTAAAGGACAAAAATCTACGCTTAGTAGCTAATGGAACCGATAATCATTTATTAATGGTTGATGTTAAAAGTAGTTTAGGAATTTCAGGACAAATGGCGGAAGAAATTTTACAAAAAATTGGTATTATTTGTAATAAAAATATGATTCCGTTTGATAAAGAATCATCGGTCGTTACTAGTGGAATCCGTCTAGGAACAGCAGCAATGACAACCCGTTGTTTTAGTAATAAACAATTCCAAAAAATTGGGAAAATAATTTATCATGTTTTAAAAGAACCAACTAATGATAATATTACAAAATATCAAAAAGAAGTCCAAAAATTACTAAAAGATTTTCCAATTTATACAAATTGAACATTACAAGAATAA
- a CDS encoding transposase family protein, whose protein sequence is MARKGQKFNKYTAYFRKMIVQEVKNNSISFIAKKYQINKKTVASWYENFKKGILNTNKGPKESFEKRDLNYYKVRYELLKKLHDFYN, encoded by the coding sequence ATGGCAAGAAAAGGACAAAAATTTAATAAATATACAGCATATTTTCGAAAAATGATAGTACAAGAGGTTAAAAATAATAGTATAAGTTTTATTGCAAAAAAATATCAAATTAATAAAAAAACTGTTGCTTCATGGTATGAAAATTTTAAGAAAGGAATTTTAAACACCAATAAAGGTCCAAAAGAATCATTTGAAAAAAGAGATTTAAACTATTACAAAGTTAGGTATGAATTACTAAAAAAGCTTCATGACTTTTACAATTAA
- the rpsI gene encoding 30S ribosomal protein S9, with protein MAKKQEVIYRGTGRRKSSIAQVVLTPGKGNVVVNRKPALEFFPYATLVQDLEQPLDITSSKSEFDIRVKVSGGGFTGQAGATRLGIARALVEASQDYKTLLRHAGMLTRDARIKERKKYGLHGARRAPQYSKR; from the coding sequence ATGGCAAAAAAACAAGAAGTTATATATCGTGGTACCGGAAGAAGAAAATCTTCTATTGCCCAAGTTGTATTGACTCCTGGTAAAGGGAATGTGGTTGTTAATAGGAAGCCAGCGTTAGAGTTTTTCCCATATGCAACATTAGTGCAAGATTTGGAACAACCTTTGGATATTACTAGTTCAAAATCAGAATTTGATATCCGTGTTAAAGTGTCTGGTGGTGGTTTTACCGGACAAGCTGGTGCAACAAGACTAGGAATTGCGAGAGCCCTAGTTGAAGCATCACAAGATTATAAAACTTTATTGAGACATGCTGGCATGCTAACTCGTGATGCTCGTATTAAAGAACGTAAAAAATATGGGCTACACGGAGCTAGAAGAGCACCGCAATATTCAAAAAGATAG